A region from the Pseudonocardia petroleophila genome encodes:
- a CDS encoding glutamate-cysteine ligase family protein — translation MFRYGIEHEVALLRADGRFADFTDVVFGEVQSVVDGLPEDAADYPGLRIGDQGIKRKRWYVEGYERFDDDGELVRCDPKGLEIRTRIHDSVEDTVAALRADQQLLDAALADRDLRTCVVAFNPVRSDYAIEPPLNPWEEKHRQGSPEERTAHLHMLTYGPDLNLSGDEIADPVDYARKLTHYSPWLVPLSFSSPFRDGGPWGGLSARTHLRTGARPAALVFLASEVGHVPSDPSLTQVARLPAEVGRVEFKAFDACPDPELYGELLSLLTGLALDDSLPGRRTTPDADAHRHVAGAGLADDDVHAGTGALLDAAACALAGRPADLDRLAALRERWARRWCPALDLLARWEAGEPVVGVRRTRPA, via the coding sequence GTGTTCCGCTACGGCATCGAGCACGAGGTCGCGCTGCTGCGCGCCGACGGTCGCTTCGCCGACTTCACCGACGTCGTGTTCGGCGAGGTGCAGTCCGTCGTCGACGGGCTGCCCGAGGACGCGGCCGACTACCCGGGCCTGCGGATCGGGGACCAGGGGATCAAGCGCAAGCGGTGGTACGTCGAGGGCTACGAGCGGTTCGACGACGACGGCGAGCTGGTCCGCTGCGACCCCAAGGGACTGGAGATCCGCACGCGCATCCACGACTCGGTGGAGGACACCGTCGCCGCCCTGCGGGCCGACCAGCAGCTGCTCGACGCCGCGCTGGCCGACCGCGACCTGCGCACCTGCGTCGTCGCGTTCAACCCGGTGCGCTCGGACTACGCGATCGAGCCGCCGCTCAACCCGTGGGAGGAGAAGCACCGGCAGGGCTCGCCCGAGGAGCGCACCGCGCACCTGCACATGCTCACCTACGGGCCCGACCTCAACCTGTCCGGCGACGAGATCGCCGATCCCGTCGACTACGCCCGCAAGCTCACCCACTACAGCCCCTGGCTGGTGCCGCTGTCGTTCTCCTCGCCGTTCCGCGACGGCGGGCCGTGGGGCGGGCTGTCGGCGCGCACGCACCTGCGCACCGGGGCCCGGCCCGCGGCGCTGGTGTTCCTCGCCTCCGAGGTCGGTCACGTGCCCAGCGACCCGTCGTTGACGCAGGTGGCGCGCCTGCCTGCCGAGGTGGGCCGCGTCGAGTTCAAGGCGTTCGACGCCTGCCCGGACCCCGAGCTCTACGGCGAGCTGCTCAGCCTGCTCACCGGTCTGGCGCTCGACGACTCCCTGCCCGGGCGGCGCACCACACCCGACGCCGACGCCCACCGGCACGTCGCGGGGGCCGGGCTGGCCGACGACGACGTGCACGCCGGCACCGGGGCGCTGCTCGACGCCGCGGCCTGCGCGCTGGCGGGTCGCCCGGCCGACCTCGACCGGCTCGCCGCGCTGCGGGAGCGGTGGGCCCGGCGGTGGTGCCCGGCGCTGGACCTGCTGGCCCGCTGGGAGGCGGGGGAGCCGGTGGTCGGGGTGCGTCGGACCCGCCCGGCCTGA
- a CDS encoding RNB domain-containing ribonuclease, translating to MSARPDFAAVRVEFGLPDGFPPEVLAEAARAAARPPSPGRLDATDLPLVTIDPPGSKDLDQAVGVSRDGDGFRVHYAIADLGAVVEPGGALDREVLRRGQTVYLPDGSVPLHPPVLSEDAASLLPDGPRAAVLWTIGLDAAGEVGSVDVRRAVVRSSARLDYAGVQADVDAGRVHPAIAALPELGRLRRALAVARGAIELELPEQEVLPDGDGGWTVQVRRRDEVEDWNAEISLLTGMAAGAMMLEGGAGLLRTLPAPDAGALGAFARTAAGLGFTVEPTVHAVAALLAGLPRDDAPALALRRAATTLLRGAGYTAFGDGVAPPEDPGHGGIGAPYAHVTAPLRRLVDRFGTEVCLALAAGEELPGPLRAALPTLPELMGASDATAAAVDRACVDRTEAALLAGRIGEEFAVIVLRPSTEDAAGEVYLVDPPVLARCEGPLPAGVTASVRLTEADPATGRITFSAAGS from the coding sequence GTGTCCGCCCGTCCTGACTTCGCCGCCGTCCGTGTCGAGTTCGGCCTCCCGGACGGGTTCCCGCCCGAGGTGCTCGCCGAGGCCGCCCGGGCGGCGGCGCGGCCGCCGTCGCCCGGCCGGCTCGACGCGACCGACCTCCCCCTGGTCACGATCGACCCGCCGGGGTCCAAGGACCTCGACCAGGCGGTCGGCGTCTCCCGGGACGGCGACGGCTTCCGCGTCCACTACGCGATCGCCGACCTCGGTGCCGTCGTGGAGCCGGGCGGTGCGCTCGACCGCGAGGTGCTGCGGCGCGGCCAGACGGTGTACCTGCCCGACGGGTCGGTGCCGCTGCACCCGCCCGTGCTCTCCGAGGACGCCGCGAGCCTGCTGCCCGACGGCCCGCGCGCCGCGGTGCTGTGGACGATCGGTCTCGACGCCGCGGGCGAGGTGGGCTCGGTCGACGTGCGGCGGGCCGTCGTCCGCTCGTCGGCGCGCCTGGACTACGCCGGCGTGCAGGCCGACGTCGACGCCGGACGGGTGCACCCCGCCATCGCCGCGCTGCCGGAGCTGGGGCGGCTGCGGCGCGCCCTCGCCGTCGCGCGCGGGGCGATCGAGCTGGAGCTGCCCGAGCAGGAGGTGCTGCCCGACGGCGACGGGGGCTGGACGGTGCAGGTGCGCCGCCGCGACGAGGTCGAGGACTGGAACGCCGAGATCTCCCTGCTCACCGGCATGGCGGCGGGCGCGATGATGCTCGAGGGCGGCGCGGGCCTGCTCCGGACGCTGCCCGCTCCCGACGCGGGGGCGCTGGGGGCGTTCGCGCGGACCGCCGCCGGGCTGGGGTTCACCGTCGAGCCGACGGTGCACGCGGTCGCGGCGCTGCTGGCCGGGCTCCCGCGCGACGACGCCCCCGCCCTGGCCCTGCGCCGCGCGGCGACGACGCTGCTGCGCGGGGCGGGCTACACCGCCTTCGGCGACGGCGTCGCGCCGCCGGAGGACCCCGGGCACGGCGGCATCGGGGCGCCGTACGCGCACGTCACCGCGCCGCTGCGGCGCCTGGTCGACCGGTTCGGCACCGAGGTCTGCCTGGCGCTGGCCGCGGGGGAGGAGCTGCCGGGCCCGCTGCGCGCGGCCCTGCCGACGCTGCCCGAGCTGATGGGCGCCTCCGACGCGACGGCCGCCGCGGTCGACCGGGCCTGCGTCGACCGCACCGAGGCCGCGCTGCTCGCCGGCCGGATCGGCGAGGAGTTCGCGGTGATCGTGCTGCGGCCCTCGACCGAGGACGCCGCGGGCGAGGTCTACCTCGTCGACCCGCCGGTGCTCGCGCGCTGCGAGGGGCCGCTGCCCGCGGGCGTCACGGCGTCCGTCCGGCTGACCGAGGCGGACCCCGCCACCGGGCGCATCACCTTCTCGGCCGCAGGTAGCTGA
- a CDS encoding maleylpyruvate isomerase family mycothiol-dependent enzyme produces the protein MTRRLDETLAWAGDGAAHLRGLMARMGDDAFAAPSGLPGWSRAHVLSHIARNADGMINLLTWARTGVPTPAYASAEARDADIEAGATRSPAAIRDDVVDSSDRLAQAVREMPAQAWSAHVKNVQGVEIPATDIPWIRAREMWIHAVDLDVGASLSDLPVPMLVEVVGDVVRVVGAKPDCPPLRLATTDADRSWVLGDGTGAEVRGPAASLAGWVLGRSRGKDLRTSEGTKPPVLPRWL, from the coding sequence GTGACGCGTCGTCTCGACGAGACGCTGGCCTGGGCCGGTGACGGGGCGGCCCACCTGCGCGGGCTGATGGCGCGGATGGGCGACGACGCGTTCGCCGCCCCGTCGGGCCTGCCCGGCTGGAGCCGCGCCCACGTCCTGTCCCACATCGCGCGCAACGCCGACGGGATGATCAACCTGCTGACGTGGGCGCGCACCGGCGTGCCCACCCCGGCGTACGCGAGCGCGGAGGCGCGCGACGCCGACATCGAGGCCGGCGCCACCCGCAGCCCCGCGGCGATCCGCGACGACGTCGTGGACTCCTCGGACCGGCTCGCGCAGGCGGTCCGGGAGATGCCGGCGCAGGCGTGGTCGGCGCACGTGAAGAACGTGCAGGGCGTGGAGATCCCGGCCACCGACATCCCGTGGATCCGGGCGCGCGAGATGTGGATCCACGCCGTCGACCTCGACGTCGGGGCCTCGCTGTCCGACCTGCCGGTCCCGATGCTGGTGGAGGTCGTTGGCGACGTCGTGCGCGTCGTCGGGGCGAAGCCGGACTGCCCGCCGCTGCGCCTGGCCACCACCGACGCCGACCGCAGCTGGGTCCTCGGCGACGGCACCGGCGCCGAGGTGCGCGGCCCGGCCGCGTCGCTGGCGGGCTGGGTGCTGGGCCGGTCCCGCGGCAAGGACCTGCGCACCTCCGAGGGGACGAAGCCCCCGGTGCTGCCGCGCTGGCTCTGA
- a CDS encoding fumarylacetoacetate hydrolase family protein → MRLATIRTATGHRAVRVDDTTAVETGDADVRALLERPDWAAHAAAAAGPSHDVAGLDYAPLVPSPEKIVCVGLNYRDHVLEMGNELPEYPTLFAKYAPSLVGAHDEIVLPEASEKVDWEAELTVVIGTPVRHADREQARAAIAGYTVLNDVSVRDFQRRSSQFLQGKTFEHSTPLGPWLVTPDELPGGGPEAGWAISTTLDGETMQESTTAELVFGAVDLVVYLSAIVTLNPGDVIATGTPGGVGHARTPPRYLTDGAELVTSVAGVGELRNTCRREKR, encoded by the coding sequence ATGAGGCTGGCCACGATCCGCACCGCCACGGGGCACCGTGCGGTGCGGGTGGACGACACGACGGCGGTGGAGACCGGTGACGCCGACGTCCGCGCGCTGCTGGAGCGTCCGGACTGGGCCGCGCACGCCGCGGCGGCCGCCGGACCGTCCCACGACGTCGCGGGCCTGGACTACGCGCCGCTGGTCCCGTCGCCGGAGAAGATCGTCTGTGTGGGCCTGAACTACCGCGACCACGTGCTGGAGATGGGCAACGAGCTGCCCGAGTACCCCACGCTGTTCGCCAAGTACGCGCCGTCGCTGGTGGGCGCGCACGACGAGATCGTGCTGCCCGAGGCGTCGGAGAAGGTCGACTGGGAGGCCGAGCTGACCGTCGTCATCGGCACCCCGGTGCGCCACGCCGACCGCGAGCAGGCGCGGGCGGCGATCGCGGGCTACACCGTCCTCAACGACGTCAGCGTGCGCGACTTCCAGCGCCGCAGCAGCCAGTTCCTGCAGGGCAAGACGTTCGAGCACTCGACGCCGCTCGGCCCGTGGCTGGTCACGCCCGACGAGCTGCCCGGGGGCGGCCCCGAGGCCGGCTGGGCGATCTCCACCACCCTCGACGGCGAGACGATGCAGGAGTCGACGACCGCGGAGCTGGTCTTCGGCGCGGTCGACCTCGTCGTCTACCTCTCGGCGATCGTCACGCTGAACCCCGGCGACGTGATCGCCACGGGCACGCCCGGCGGCGTCGGACACGCCCGCACGCCCCCGCGCTACCTGACCGACGGCGCCGAGCTGGTCACCTCCGTCGCGGGGGTCGGCGAGCTGCGCAACACCTGCCGCAGGGAGAAGCGGTGA
- a CDS encoding serine hydrolase domain-containing protein — MSSSIDKVLQDAVDAGAVPSVAAIAADRNGVIYEGAAGPKAAGSDDPLTVDTHFRIMSMTKMVATAAALQQVEKGTLDLDAPIADYCPEFADVQVLDGWDGDTPRLRAPASQATVKQLVTHTSGLGYWFWSEDLVKWEAATSTPNVLSGSNVVFTAPLLADPGTQYIYGINTDWLGKVVEAASGTTLDVAIKDGITGPLGMNETAFALNEGWKDSTTPVHVKGEDGKWIDSGIELNQTPEYWAGGHGLYSTPRDYIKFQQALLGGGEFGGVRILQQATVDQAFTNQIGDLDFPAAIPTADPASTHEFNAGPGYKWGLGLLLNTQDVPGMRRAYSGAWAGLCNTHFWVDPTTGICGSIYSNFLPFVPPEALELYANYEKALYASL, encoded by the coding sequence GTGAGTTCGTCCATCGACAAGGTCCTGCAGGACGCCGTCGACGCCGGAGCCGTACCGAGCGTCGCGGCGATCGCCGCGGACCGCAACGGCGTGATCTACGAGGGGGCGGCGGGCCCGAAGGCGGCCGGCAGCGACGACCCGCTCACCGTCGACACCCACTTCCGGATCATGTCGATGACCAAGATGGTGGCCACGGCCGCGGCACTGCAGCAGGTCGAGAAGGGCACGCTCGACCTCGACGCCCCGATCGCCGACTACTGCCCCGAGTTCGCCGACGTCCAGGTCCTCGACGGGTGGGACGGCGACACCCCGAGGCTCCGGGCCCCGGCGAGCCAGGCCACGGTCAAGCAGCTCGTGACGCACACCTCCGGCCTGGGCTACTGGTTCTGGAGCGAGGACCTCGTCAAGTGGGAGGCGGCCACCAGCACGCCCAACGTGCTGTCGGGGTCCAACGTCGTCTTCACCGCGCCGCTGCTCGCCGACCCGGGCACGCAGTACATCTACGGCATCAACACCGACTGGCTGGGCAAGGTCGTCGAGGCCGCGTCGGGCACCACCCTCGACGTCGCGATCAAGGACGGGATCACCGGCCCGCTCGGGATGAACGAGACCGCGTTCGCGCTGAACGAGGGTTGGAAGGACTCCACGACGCCCGTCCACGTCAAGGGCGAGGACGGGAAGTGGATCGACTCGGGCATCGAGCTGAACCAGACCCCGGAGTACTGGGCGGGCGGCCACGGGCTGTACTCGACCCCGCGCGACTACATCAAGTTCCAGCAGGCGCTCCTCGGCGGCGGCGAGTTCGGCGGGGTCCGGATCCTGCAGCAGGCCACCGTCGACCAGGCCTTCACCAACCAGATCGGCGACCTCGACTTCCCGGCCGCGATCCCCACCGCCGACCCGGCGTCGACGCACGAGTTCAACGCGGGTCCCGGCTACAAGTGGGGCCTCGGGCTGCTGCTCAACACCCAGGACGTCCCGGGCATGCGCCGCGCGTACAGCGGTGCGTGGGCGGGGCTGTGCAACACCCACTTCTGGGTGGACCCGACCACCGGCATCTGCGGCTCGATCTACTCCAACTTCCTCCCGTTCGTCCCGCCGGAGGCGCTGGAGCTCTACGCGAACTACGAGAAGGCCCTTTACGCCTCGCTCTGA
- a CDS encoding MarR family winged helix-turn-helix transcriptional regulator gives MEIDDVEAAERRDSPELSEVSWALREVNRLTDAVNDAVTRRLGVGHNETLALDILLQSPEAMGPVELGNHLGIRSASATALVDRLESSGHVRRVRHPTDRRRLIVETTDSARRDVLAALLPLLTDVEAIAQELSADEAAVVTRYLRGVAGAMRRFSTG, from the coding sequence GTGGAGATCGACGACGTCGAGGCCGCGGAACGGCGGGACTCGCCGGAGCTGAGCGAGGTGTCGTGGGCGCTGCGCGAGGTGAACCGGCTCACCGACGCGGTGAACGACGCGGTGACCCGACGCCTGGGCGTGGGCCACAACGAGACCCTCGCGCTCGACATCCTGCTGCAGTCCCCGGAGGCCATGGGGCCGGTCGAGCTGGGCAACCACCTCGGCATCCGGTCGGCATCGGCCACGGCGCTGGTCGACCGGCTGGAGTCGTCCGGGCACGTCCGGCGGGTGCGGCACCCCACCGACCGCCGCCGGTTGATCGTCGAGACCACCGACTCCGCGCGCCGCGACGTGCTCGCCGCCCTCCTCCCGCTGCTGACCGACGTCGAGGCGATCGCGCAGGAGCTCAGCGCCGACGAGGCCGCGGTCGTCACCCGGTACCTGCGCGGCGTCGCCGGGGCGATGCGGCGCTTCAGCACCGGGTGA
- a CDS encoding MFS transporter has product MQSAPPSTDRRRWYGLVAIAFAVSLVIIDVTIVNVAVPAIITDLGATATQAQWVQEAYTLVFAALLLTTGRIGDRIGRRRVLVAGIAVFVAASVLAALAATPGLLIAARMLQGVGGAAIFPATLSLINATFVGRERGVAFAVWGSTIGGMAAVGPLLGGWLTTEASWRWAFGINVPLGALVVAGVLAFVVESRDGDSRPGIDAVGALLSAGAAGSLVFALIEGRTLGWWAVREPVGPWWPGPLSPVPYLLLLSVVLAVAFVAHQRRRAAAGRVALLDLTLFAVPGFRRGNVAALTVSLGQFGILFALPLWLQNALGYTALQTGVALLPLALASFVAGGVGGVLTDRYGAARTVQLGLVCELAGVAWLASVIAVDTPWWGTVGPLAVYGFGVGLATAQLGNVVLADVPPSASGQASGTETTAQELGSALGIAVLGSVLFTELGRSLTERLGEAPGTVGLVDAVRESAGGAIAGLAADPATAAVADAARAALTDGARTAAWTASAFLALGLLASLRLRSDSPRDAEPAPTH; this is encoded by the coding sequence ATGCAGTCCGCACCCCCGTCCACCGACCGGCGCCGCTGGTACGGCCTGGTCGCGATCGCGTTCGCCGTCTCCCTGGTGATCATCGACGTCACGATCGTCAACGTGGCCGTGCCCGCCATCATCACCGACCTCGGTGCGACGGCCACGCAGGCCCAGTGGGTGCAGGAGGCCTACACCCTCGTCTTCGCTGCGCTGCTGCTCACCACCGGGCGCATCGGCGACCGGATCGGCAGGCGGCGGGTGCTCGTGGCCGGCATCGCGGTGTTCGTCGCGGCGAGCGTGCTCGCGGCGCTGGCCGCCACCCCCGGCCTGCTCATCGCCGCGCGGATGCTGCAGGGCGTCGGCGGGGCGGCGATCTTCCCGGCCACCCTGTCGCTGATCAACGCGACGTTCGTCGGCCGCGAGCGCGGCGTCGCGTTCGCCGTCTGGGGCTCCACCATCGGCGGGATGGCCGCCGTCGGACCGCTGCTCGGCGGGTGGCTCACGACCGAGGCGTCGTGGCGGTGGGCGTTCGGCATCAACGTCCCGCTCGGCGCGCTGGTGGTGGCCGGGGTGCTGGCGTTCGTCGTGGAGTCGCGCGACGGGGACTCGCGCCCGGGGATCGACGCCGTCGGCGCCCTGCTCTCCGCCGGGGCGGCCGGGTCGCTGGTGTTCGCGCTGATCGAGGGCCGCACGCTGGGCTGGTGGGCGGTGCGCGAGCCGGTCGGGCCGTGGTGGCCCGGCCCGCTGTCCCCCGTGCCGTACCTGCTGCTGCTGTCGGTGGTGCTGGCCGTGGCGTTCGTGGCCCACCAGCGACGCCGGGCCGCGGCGGGGCGGGTGGCGCTGCTGGACCTGACGCTGTTCGCCGTCCCGGGCTTCCGCCGCGGCAACGTGGCCGCGCTGACCGTGTCGCTCGGCCAGTTCGGCATCCTGTTCGCCCTGCCGCTGTGGCTGCAGAACGCGCTGGGCTACACCGCCCTGCAGACCGGCGTCGCGCTGCTGCCGCTGGCGCTGGCGTCGTTCGTCGCGGGCGGGGTGGGCGGCGTGCTCACCGACCGGTACGGCGCCGCGCGGACCGTGCAGCTCGGCCTGGTCTGCGAGCTGGCGGGCGTGGCGTGGCTGGCGTCGGTGATCGCCGTCGACACGCCGTGGTGGGGCACCGTCGGACCGCTGGCCGTCTACGGGTTCGGCGTCGGGCTGGCCACGGCGCAGCTGGGCAACGTGGTGCTCGCCGACGTGCCGCCGTCGGCGAGCGGCCAGGCCTCGGGCACCGAGACCACCGCCCAGGAGCTCGGCTCGGCGCTGGGCATCGCCGTGCTCGGGTCGGTGCTGTTCACCGAGCTGGGCCGGAGCCTCACCGAGCGGCTCGGTGAGGCTCCCGGCACGGTCGGGCTCGTCGACGCCGTGCGGGAGAGCGCTGGCGGGGCCATCGCCGGGCTCGCCGCCGACCCGGCCACCGCGGCCGTGGCCGACGCCGCCCGCGCCGCCCTCACCGACGGCGCCCGCACCGCGGCGTGGACGGCCAGCGCGTTCCTGGCCCTCGGCCTGCTGGCGAGCCTGCGCCTGCGCTCCGACTCGCCCCGCGACGCAGAGCCGGCGCCGACCCACTGA
- a CDS encoding xanthine dehydrogenase family protein molybdopterin-binding subunit — MPGSILGTSVRRVEDRDLVTGASTYVGNLVLDGMLHLTFVRSPLAHGRITGIETAAAAAAPGVVAVFTAADLDLPAHHGLMVLNPDLPRPPLAVDHVRFVGEAVAVVVAQTQAQAVDAAELVEVDYDPLPAAVDPEAALAPDAPLQYPGRTDNLAGGARSDADPLADAEVVVRARMVNQRLAVMPMEGNAIAVRPEVDDALTIWVSTQMPHGFRTQAAALFGLEPEQVRVIAPHVGGGFGGKAGVLAEHTTAIAAARALGRPVRWVETRSENLVSMPHGRGQIAYYELGLTRAGRITGLRARVVADSGAYAGFGGALALGPTYTMSQGVYDIPVVGYDAAAALTTTTPMGAFRGAGRPEATAHLERIMDMAAAELGIDPVELRRRNFLDPAAFPHTMHSGARYDVGDYDLPLREALRLVDVDKVREEQAARRESGDPVQIGIGVCVYVEITAGGGGSEFGSVTIHADGTATISAGTSGHGQGHPTAFAMLASDRLGIPMEKFTFVQSDTALVPRGSGTGGSRSLQLGGNAVVVAADDVLVQARRRAAALLEAAEDDVELTEDGEFGVAGVPSATVTWAEVASAGEELHAGLDFRQEGATFPFGAHVSVVEVDTDTGRVTPLRHVAVDDCGRILNPLLVAGQQHGGLAQGVAQALYEEVVFDGEGQPLTATLADYRMPTAADLFTFETANTETPTPLNPLGAKGIGESATVGATPAVQNAVVDALAPLGVRHVDLPCTPERVWRAVQDARAGTLPDPWREPPAVFATLPVRGAKAAAPEGGEI; from the coding sequence ATGCCTGGATCGATTCTCGGTACGTCCGTCCGCCGGGTCGAGGACCGCGACCTCGTGACGGGGGCGAGCACGTACGTGGGCAACCTCGTCCTCGACGGGATGCTGCACCTCACCTTCGTCCGCTCACCGCTGGCCCACGGCCGCATCACCGGGATCGAGACCGCCGCCGCGGCCGCCGCGCCCGGGGTGGTCGCCGTGTTCACCGCGGCCGATCTCGACCTCCCCGCCCACCACGGGCTGATGGTGCTCAACCCCGACCTGCCGCGGCCCCCGCTGGCCGTCGACCACGTCCGGTTCGTCGGCGAGGCCGTCGCGGTCGTCGTCGCGCAGACGCAGGCGCAGGCCGTCGACGCCGCCGAGCTCGTGGAGGTCGACTACGACCCGCTGCCCGCCGCCGTCGACCCGGAGGCCGCGCTGGCCCCGGACGCCCCGCTCCAGTACCCGGGCCGCACCGACAACCTGGCCGGCGGCGCCCGCAGCGACGCCGACCCGCTCGCCGACGCCGAGGTGGTCGTCCGGGCGCGGATGGTGAACCAGCGCCTGGCCGTCATGCCGATGGAGGGCAACGCGATCGCCGTGCGGCCCGAGGTGGACGACGCGCTCACGATCTGGGTGTCCACCCAGATGCCGCACGGCTTCCGCACCCAGGCCGCCGCGCTGTTCGGGCTGGAGCCCGAGCAGGTGCGGGTGATCGCCCCGCACGTCGGCGGCGGCTTCGGCGGCAAGGCCGGGGTCCTCGCCGAGCACACGACGGCCATCGCCGCCGCCCGGGCGCTGGGCCGCCCGGTGCGCTGGGTGGAGACCCGCTCGGAGAACCTCGTCTCGATGCCGCACGGCCGCGGCCAGATCGCCTACTACGAGCTGGGGCTGACCCGCGCCGGGAGGATCACCGGCCTGCGGGCCCGGGTCGTCGCCGACTCCGGGGCGTACGCCGGGTTCGGGGGCGCGCTCGCGCTCGGCCCGACGTACACGATGAGCCAGGGCGTCTACGACATCCCGGTGGTCGGCTACGACGCCGCCGCCGCGCTCACGACCACCACGCCGATGGGCGCCTTCCGCGGCGCGGGCCGCCCGGAGGCCACCGCCCACCTGGAGCGGATCATGGACATGGCGGCCGCGGAGCTGGGCATCGACCCGGTCGAGCTGCGCCGCCGCAACTTCCTCGACCCGGCCGCCTTCCCGCACACCATGCACTCCGGCGCGCGCTACGACGTGGGCGACTACGACCTGCCGCTGCGCGAGGCCCTGCGCCTGGTCGACGTCGACAAGGTGCGCGAGGAGCAGGCCGCCCGCCGCGAGAGCGGCGACCCGGTGCAGATCGGCATCGGCGTGTGCGTCTACGTCGAGATCACCGCGGGCGGCGGCGGCTCCGAGTTCGGCTCCGTCACGATCCACGCCGACGGCACCGCGACGATCTCCGCGGGCACCTCCGGGCACGGCCAGGGCCACCCGACGGCGTTCGCGATGCTCGCCAGCGACCGCCTCGGCATCCCGATGGAGAAGTTCACGTTCGTCCAGTCCGACACCGCGCTCGTGCCGCGGGGGAGCGGCACCGGAGGGTCGCGGTCGCTGCAGCTCGGCGGCAACGCGGTCGTCGTCGCCGCCGACGACGTGCTGGTCCAGGCCCGCCGCCGCGCGGCCGCGCTGCTGGAGGCGGCCGAGGACGACGTGGAGCTCACCGAGGACGGCGAGTTCGGCGTCGCCGGGGTGCCCTCGGCGACCGTCACCTGGGCCGAGGTGGCCAGCGCGGGGGAGGAGCTGCACGCCGGGCTCGACTTCCGGCAGGAGGGTGCGACGTTCCCGTTCGGCGCGCACGTCTCGGTCGTGGAGGTCGACACCGACACCGGGAGGGTCACCCCGCTGCGCCACGTCGCCGTCGACGACTGCGGGCGGATCCTCAACCCGCTGCTGGTCGCCGGGCAGCAGCACGGCGGGCTGGCGCAGGGCGTCGCGCAGGCGCTGTACGAGGAGGTCGTGTTCGACGGCGAGGGCCAGCCCCTCACGGCGACGCTCGCCGACTACCGCATGCCGACCGCGGCCGACCTGTTCACCTTCGAGACCGCCAACACCGAGACCCCGACGCCGCTCAACCCGCTCGGGGCGAAGGGCATCGGGGAGTCCGCGACGGTCGGGGCGACCCCGGCCGTGCAGAACGCGGTGGTCGACGCGCTGGCCCCGCTCGGGGTGCGGCACGTCGACCTGCCGTGCACCCCGGAGCGGGTCTGGCGGGCGGTGCAGGACGCCCGCGCCGGCACCCTGCCCGACCCGTGGCGCGAGCCGCCCGCGGTCTTCGCGACCCTCCCGGTGCGCGGCGCGAAGGCCGCGGCCCCGGAGGGCGGCGAGATCTGA